TGTGAAGCAACATAGACTGAACTTGACGGTTAGAACCTTCAGACAGCATATTATAAAAATATGGGAAAAGATGATCGGAGCGATATGACTCTTTCCGTAAGGGCATGGCCAAACATACAGGATCACCATGGTAGTCCTCGCTATAAGTGAACACGTATTCTCTTGCGTCCGTCTCTTGCAGAATGCCAGCTTCTACATCGTGAACATAAACCTTACATTGTCTCATAATCCAGCTGTTTTATGTTAATATCTGCCTGCAGGCCCAAAGTGTCTAATATCGTAAGCAAGGTAGCAAGTTGTGGATTGCCGTCTCCTCTCTCTATAGCTACAACAGTATTGATAGCCACATTAGTCAAATCAGCCAATGTCCGTTGGTTTATTCCGAGTTTTTTACGTCGTTCTTTAATTGCATTGCCAATTTCTTTTCGTGTCATACCTTTTCCCAATATATTGCGATTTTGGCTACAAAGATAGAAATTATTTTTCAAACACAAAGCAAAAATCGCAATAAAATGGGATTTTTTGCTATGTGTTTTACTCGGAAAGCTACTAGACCATAGTAAAATACCAATATATTGCGATTTTTATCTGTCTGTTC
This region of Prevotella sp. E13-27 genomic DNA includes:
- a CDS encoding HipA N-terminal domain-containing protein gives rise to the protein MRQCKVYVHDVEAGILQETDAREYVFTYSEDYHGDPVCLAMPLRKESYRSDHLFPYFYNMLSEGSNRQVQSMLLHIDENDDFGIMLATAQHDAIGAVTVKPF
- a CDS encoding helix-turn-helix domain-containing protein — encoded protein: MTRKEIGNAIKERRKKLGINQRTLADLTNVAINTVVAIERGDGNPQLATLLTILDTLGLQADINIKQLDYETM